DNA from Comamonas serinivorans:
GTTTCGCATGCAGGGTCGGTGTGGCTCGCTGGCGGGCGACCCGCCCAGGATGTCTGACGGCCACGGGCCCTGTGTCAAGCGGGACTGGCTGGTCAGGCCAGGTTGAGGCGCCCGCCCCTCAGCCTGCCCGATGGCGCCGCAAGATCAAACGGGTCGGAGCCGGGGTCAAACCCGAGGGGGCAGCACGTGGGCCCGCAGGTCAGGCGCGATGCAGACACGACGAGGAGGCCTCCTCACCGCTTCACCTCAAGCAGGCATCAGCCATTGGCGCTGGGCGCCGTACACCAGGTTGGGGTAGGTGTCCTTGCCGCGCGAGCCGTTGTAGCGCCCCAGGGCCATGAAGGTGTCGCCGCGTTCACGGTCCAGGTAATGACGCAGGATCACGCAGCCAAAGCGCAGGTTGGTCTGCATGTGGAACAGCTTGTCGGCGTCGCCGTCGCCGATCACGCGCGTCCAGAACGGCATCACCTGCATGTAGCCGCGCGCACCCACGGGCGAGACGGCGTACTTGCGGAAACCGCTCTCGACCTGCACCAAACCCATGACGAGCGAGATGTCCAGCGCCGCGCGCTTGGCCTCGTACCACAGGGTCTGCAGAAACTCGACGCGCTCGGTCTGGTTGGTTTTGCGCCGTTGCAGGCGGTCGCTCATGGCGATCAGCCACCGCAGGTAGTCCATGCGCGCTTCGGTGCTGGCAAACACCGGCACCGGAGGGGCGCTGTTGGCAATTGCGGACGACAGGGCGGAGCGCACCGAGTCGGCCAGCGGCTCCTCCAGCTGACCGCCCGCCCAGGCGGCCGATGGCGCCAGCGCGGCCAGACCTCCCGTCGCCATGCCCAGCCCAGCCGCGCCCAACAGGCGCAGGCTGGCACGACGATCCGGTTGGCGAACCGGTGGGCATGGGCCGCTCAAGGCAGCAGGCGGCAAAGAACGGCACGCATCGCCGCACGGTTCAAGCGTCGCAGTTTGAACACTGGATTGGAGTATACCCACACCTCCGTTGCCATCCAAACGGCATGCAGGCCATACTCCCTGACACGCATGGACAGACCCAGCACCCGCTGGCCGCGTGTGGCCCGCTCGCTGGGGCGACTGCGGCATGGGCAACGCGTTCGCCTCACGCCTCAAACCGCATCCCCTGCCGTGGATGCCACGGCTCGAGCTGGCCTGCCCCGCCCGCGCTCACTCACACCCCCAGCTTGGCCTTGAGCCAGTCGCCGATGCCCTGCGCAGGCACCTTCTGCGCCTCGGCGTCGCGCCGGTGCTGGTACTCGAGCTGGCCTTCCTTCAGGCCGCGGTCCGAAATCACCACGCGATGCGGCACGCCGATCAGCTCCCAATCGGCAAACATGGCGCCGGGCCGCTCGCCGCGGTCGTCCAGCAGCACGTCCACGCCGGCGCCGGCCAATTCGTCGTGCAAGGCTTCAGCGGCCTGCTTGACGGCATCGCTGCGGTCCATGCCGATGGGGCAGATCACCACCGTGAACGGGGCAATGGCGTCCGGCCAGATCATGCCGCGCTCGTCGTGGTTCTGTTCGATGGCCGCCGCCGGCAGGCGCGTGATGCCAATGCCGTAGCACCCCATCTCGAACGGCTTGGGCTTGCCATCCTCATCGAGGAAGGTGGCGTTCATGGGCAAGCTGTACTTGGTGCCCAGGTAGAAGACGTGGCCGATTTCGATGCCGCGCTCGATGGCCAGCTCGCCCGGGCCATCCGGTGCCCGGTCGCCGGCGACCACGTTGCGCAGGTCGGCGATCAGATCGGGCTCGGGCAAGTCGCGGCCCCAGTTCACCCCCGTGAGGTGGACGTCGACTTCGTTGGCGCCGCAGACCCAGTCGGCCATCACGGCCACGTCGCGGTCGGCCACGACCTTGACCGGCGCCTGCAGGCCCACCGGACCCAGGTAGCCCGGCTTGGCACCAAAAGCCGCCTCGATCTCGGCCGGGGTGGCAAAGCGGAAGCCGGCCAGGCCCGGCAACTTGCCGACCTTGACCTCGTTCATGTCGTGGTCGCCGCGCAGCAGCAGCAGCCAGACCTGGGTCTTGACGACTTCGCCCTGCTCGTCCTGGGTGTCGGTGGCCAGCACCAGCGACTTCACCGTCGTGGCCAGCGGAATGTTCAGCAAGGCCGCCACATCTTCGCAGGTGGACTTGCCCGGCGTGGGCGTGCGCGTCAGCGCCTGGCTGGCGGCGGGACGGGGCTGCGTCGGTGCCGCTGCCTCGGCCTTTTCGATGTTCGCCGCGTAGTCGCTGCTCGGGTTGTAGACGATGGCGTCCTCACCCGTGGCGGCAATCACCTGGAACTCCTCGCTCAGGTCGCCGCCGATGGCGCCGCTGTCGGCCGCCACGGCCCGGTACCGCAGGCCAAAACGGTCAAAGATGCGGCGGTAGGCCTGCGCCATGCCCTGGTAGCTGGCCTTGGCTGCTTCCGGGCTGCGGTCAAAGCTGTACGCATCCTTCATGATGAACTCGCGACCGCGCATCAGGCCAAAACGCGGCCGGCGCTCGTCGCGGAACTTGGTCTGGACCTGGTAGAAGTTCTTGGGCAGCTGCTTATAGCTGCGCAGCTCCTGACGCGCGATGTCGGTCACCACCTCTTCGCTGGTGGGCTGGATGATGAAATCGCGGTCGTGGCGATCCTTGATGCGCAGCAGCTCGGGGCCCATCTTGTCGAAGCGGCCCGTCTCCTGCCAGAGCTCGGCCGGCTGCACCACGGGCATGGTCACCTCCACGGCGCCCGCCCGGTTCATTTCCTCGCGCACGATGGCCTCGACCTTGCGGATGACGCGCAATCCCATGGGCATGTAGGTGTACACCCCGGCGCCCAGCTTTTTGATCATGCCGGCACGCGTCATGAGTTGGTGGCTGACGATCTCGGCGTCCGCAGGCGCTTCTTTCAGCGTCGAGATGAAGAATTGAGAGGCTTTCATGGGGAATGACCACACGCGGCTGGCGTGTGCGGGGTGGGCCCGGTTGATGCCGCCATGGGGCTGTGCATAATGGGTCCAATTTCAAGAATTTGGGGTGTGATTATGCTCGACAGAGAAGGCTTTCGCCCTAATGTCGGCATCATCTTGCTCAACCAGAAAAATCAGGTGTTCTGGGGCAAGCGGATCCGCAGCCACAGCTGGCAGTTTCCACAAGGGGGCATCGATCGCGGTGAATCGCCTGAACAGGCCATGTACCGCGAGCTCCATGAAGAAGTGGGCCTGCATCCGGAACACGTGCGCATCGTGGCCCGTACCCGCGACTGGTTGCGCTATGAGGTGCCAGACCGATACATACGCCGCGAATCGCGCGGCTTCTACCGCGGTCAGAAACAGATCTGGTTTCTGCTGCAACTGACGGTGCAGGATTGTTGCCTGAACCTGCGTGCCACGGACCATCCCGAATTCGACGCTTGGCGCTGGCACGACTATTGGGTGCCCCTGGACGTGGTGATCGAGTTCAAGCGGGGCGTGTACGAACTGGCGTTGACCGAGCTGTCGCGCTTCCTGCCACGCCCGACGTCACGCAACCGCTACCTGCGCAACCGGTCACGTGATCGCAATGGTGGGGGTGCCGCCAACTCGGATTTCAGCCCCTTGGAACCCATGTCCGCGGCCAGCTCCGCGGGGCACCGCCTGAACACACCTGCGCAAGAAGGGACACGCCTGGCACCTCAACGCGCGGCCAGCCAGGATGCCAGCCTGAATGCACCGGCCGCCGGCATGTCTTTCTCACCCGCCGAGGTGCTGCGCCGGCTCGATGGCGTGCGTTGATCTGGGGTGCGCGCTGTGCACCCAGGTGCAAGCGCACCCTGCCCCCTTTGAGACTCCAGAGGTCTGTTGTGTTGTTCAAGTCTTGCAAGCCGGCCATGGCGCCGCGCGTCGTTCACGGGCTGGCCGCGGCCAGCTTGGCCCTGCTCATGGCCACCCCGGCAGCCGCCCAGTTCCGGCTTGTGGATCCCGATGAAACCTGGACGGAAGCCGAGATTCCGCCCCCGCCCGCCTACAACGTCAACAAACTGATCAAGGTCGAGGGCCCCGTGGCGTCCTCGCTCACCTTTGGCGTCGATCCGGCCACCATCAGCATCGGGCCCGACTACGTCGTGCGCTACGTCATCGTCCTGCAAGGCCCTGCCGCCGTCACGGCGGTGTACGAAGGCATCCGCTGCAATACGGGCGCCAAACGGGTCTACGCGCGGCGCAACGGCACCTCCGAGTGGGAAACGGTGAAAGAGGATTGGATGCCGCTCAACAGCTCGTCGGCCACCAAGTACGCCTGGAACATGGCGCGCGACGGCGTCTGCATCGGCGTGGCCACGAACAACTCCGTGCGAGACATCGTGCGCGACCTGCAATCCAACCGCGGCGTCATGAACATGTACCGCTGAGGTGCGTCAGCACCCTCGGCCCATCCGCAGCTCCGTCGGGGTCTGAATCCGTTCTGGTACTGGGGCGTCACGCGTGCCGGTCGAAAGCGACAGCCCTCAACAGAACCCGAGCAAAAATGGCTTGACCCCGGTCACACCCTCGTGGACCCCGCCAACGTTCGCCGCCATCAGGCAGCCAGAAGTGATGGCACTGATCAGCGATTGACCACCAGGTTGTCGCGGTGCACCAGCTCGGGCTCGGCCACATAGCCAAGCAGTTGCTCGATGTCGCGCGAGGGGTGACGGCACAGCTTGCGGGCCTCGTGGCTGGCGTAGTTGGCCAGCCCGCGGGCCACCTCAATGCCCTCAGGACCGAGGATGGCAATCACATCGCCCCGTGAAAACTCGCCGTTCACCTGCGTGACGCCCACCGGCAGCAAGCTGGTGCCCTGTTCGCGCAGCCGCTGCACAGCCCCGGCA
Protein-coding regions in this window:
- a CDS encoding lytic transglycosylase domain-containing protein, translating into MATGGLAALAPSAAWAGGQLEEPLADSVRSALSSAIANSAPPVPVFASTEARMDYLRWLIAMSDRLQRRKTNQTERVEFLQTLWYEAKRAALDISLVMGLVQVESGFRKYAVSPVGARGYMQVMPFWTRVIGDGDADKLFHMQTNLRFGCVILRHYLDRERGDTFMALGRYNGSRGKDTYPNLVYGAQRQWLMPA
- a CDS encoding proline--tRNA ligase encodes the protein MKASQFFISTLKEAPADAEIVSHQLMTRAGMIKKLGAGVYTYMPMGLRVIRKVEAIVREEMNRAGAVEVTMPVVQPAELWQETGRFDKMGPELLRIKDRHDRDFIIQPTSEEVVTDIARQELRSYKQLPKNFYQVQTKFRDERRPRFGLMRGREFIMKDAYSFDRSPEAAKASYQGMAQAYRRIFDRFGLRYRAVAADSGAIGGDLSEEFQVIAATGEDAIVYNPSSDYAANIEKAEAAAPTQPRPAASQALTRTPTPGKSTCEDVAALLNIPLATTVKSLVLATDTQDEQGEVVKTQVWLLLLRGDHDMNEVKVGKLPGLAGFRFATPAEIEAAFGAKPGYLGPVGLQAPVKVVADRDVAVMADWVCGANEVDVHLTGVNWGRDLPEPDLIADLRNVVAGDRAPDGPGELAIERGIEIGHVFYLGTKYSLPMNATFLDEDGKPKPFEMGCYGIGITRLPAAAIEQNHDERGMIWPDAIAPFTVVICPIGMDRSDAVKQAAEALHDELAGAGVDVLLDDRGERPGAMFADWELIGVPHRVVISDRGLKEGQLEYQHRRDAEAQKVPAQGIGDWLKAKLGV
- a CDS encoding RNA pyrophosphohydrolase, with protein sequence MLDREGFRPNVGIILLNQKNQVFWGKRIRSHSWQFPQGGIDRGESPEQAMYRELHEEVGLHPEHVRIVARTRDWLRYEVPDRYIRRESRGFYRGQKQIWFLLQLTVQDCCLNLRATDHPEFDAWRWHDYWVPLDVVIEFKRGVYELALTELSRFLPRPTSRNRYLRNRSRDRNGGGAANSDFSPLEPMSAASSAGHRLNTPAQEGTRLAPQRAASQDASLNAPAAGMSFSPAEVLRRLDGVR
- a CDS encoding CNP1-like family protein, whose protein sequence is MLFKSCKPAMAPRVVHGLAAASLALLMATPAAAQFRLVDPDETWTEAEIPPPPAYNVNKLIKVEGPVASSLTFGVDPATISIGPDYVVRYVIVLQGPAAVTAVYEGIRCNTGAKRVYARRNGTSEWETVKEDWMPLNSSSATKYAWNMARDGVCIGVATNNSVRDIVRDLQSNRGVMNMYR